One stretch of Daphnia pulicaria isolate SC F1-1A chromosome 8, SC_F0-13Bv2, whole genome shotgun sequence DNA includes these proteins:
- the LOC124312701 gene encoding solute carrier family 46 member 3-like — MNAVAVSFCVLCIKQAIAAFFNCFKRPEVEKLALIYTGSAGEAKVTTTTSTAAAADLVSVFKGTPMVMSKAARTAADALTAVFIVVDDIMPVMPRGPHLQRNRNDTNCSRQCGKKSGRFQYSLHKASTSLSNAIILSVSQKKIGMSEFIHQSAMECIDERSSSVIANNPEKIISDNGERSAFVLMFCVWNVLIKNPIKKICGQFKEVMGQVTLEPMLLVKMVSEGNVVVIIDTLQLDRVCRVNFNFSEADCMAMDDGNHSHIQETVQVYQNNFSFYQGFLASTLPVLIVLFAGSFSDQYGRKLPMIISLSGYVIFALIYIVTIFNPSWPVEVLYAGSIAINLCGSWVVFNMAVYSYLADITAIEKRTKRMGWMDAIWYMGGPIGTVMGVWLYRAYGYMAVFSVSAILWSICIAYTAIFVKESVVQPTKATKKGKPFEFVIDLGRAAFKRYPNRGRLHLFLLMAIKLGVYLVQGHQVYLWARRVLGWDVTQYSNWSGANEAVRPVGMVILLGLASSYELSDYTVAIFGLVSIALWNMMSIFITGPSLWWVVIITTLVGAFKASIDPALRALITSIPDKSDVGKILGFLGLLESIWFTVDRSIFTHLYNALIETFPQINFVVGSAFAVVLISALFLLKRDWEKRRNPNTKVIPDHTSDAT; from the exons ATGAATGCAGTCgctgtttctttttgtgttcttTGTATTAAACAAGCCATCGCTGCTTTCTTTAACTGCTTTAAAAGACCGGAAGTGGAAAAACTAGCCTTGATTTACACGGGCTCAGCAGGAGAAGCGAAAGTGACCACCACTACCAgtactgcagcagcagctgatctCGTGTCTGTTTTCAAAGGAACGCCCATGGTCATGTCCAAGGCTGCCCGAACCGCAGCAGATGCCTTAACCGCCGTATTTATCGTGGTTGACGATATTATGCCAGTCATGCCACGTGGTCCACATTTGCAAAGAAACCGGAACGACACCAACTGTAGCCGCCAATGTGGCAAGAAGTCGGGTCGTTTTCAATATAGCTTACATAAGGCTTCCACGTCTCTTTCAAACGCCATAATTCTGTCTGTCTCTCAG AAGAAAATAGGTATGTCAGAATTCATACATCAATCGGCgatggagtgcattgacgaaAGATCTTCAAGTGTAATAGCAAATAAtccagaaaaaataatatccgACAATGGCGAACGATCTGCGTTTGTTCTGATGTTCTGCGTCTGGAAtgttttgataaaaaatccaatcaaaaaaatatgcggACAGTTCAAAGAG GTGATGGGTCAAGTTACCCTCGAGCCTATGCTTTTAGTTAAAATGGTGTCGGAGGGAAACGTTGTAGTGATTATCGATACACTACAACTAGACCGGGTTTGTCGTGTTAATTTTAACTTTAGTGAAGCAGACTGTATGGCAATGGACGACGGAAATCACTCACACATTCAA GAAACGGTGCAGGTATACCAGAATAACTTTAGCTTTTATCAAGGATTTCTGGCAAGTACTTTGCCAGTTTTGATTGTTCTCTTTGCTGGATCATTTAGTGATCAATACGGTAGGAAACTGCCGATGATCATCTCTTTGTCCGGATATGTGATTTTCGCTTTAATTTACATCGTCACGATCTTCAATCCATCGTGGCCAGTGGAAGTTCTCTACGCAGGCTCGATAGCCATCAACTTGTGCGGAAGTTGGGTCGTTTTCAATATGGCAGTCTACAGCTATTTAGCCGACATTACTGCAATAGAGAAACGTACAAAACGAATGGGCTGGATGGACGCTATTTGGTATATGGGAGGGCCAATTGGAACCGTAATGGGTGTATGGCTATACCGAGCATATGGCTACATGGCTGTATTCTCAGTCTCAGCCATTTTGTGGTCCATATGCATAGCCTACaccgccatttttgtcaaagaaAGCGTTGTCCAACCcacaaaagcaacaaaaaagggaaagccaTTTGAATTTGTTATCGATTTAGGCCGAGCAGCTTTCAAACGATATCCCAATCGCGGTAGacttcatttgtttttgctgATGGCCATTAAATTGGGTGTTTATCTTGTCCAAGGGCATCAG GTTTATTTATGGGCACGACGTGTGCTCGGATGGGATGTCACCCAGTATTCGAACTGGTCAGGCGCAAATGAAGCTGTACGTCCAGTTGGTATGGTTATATTACTCGGACTGGCATCAAGTTACGAGCTGTCGGATTACACTGTCGCAATCTTTGGATTGGTATCCATTGCTCTTTGGAACATGATGTCAATCTTCATCACCGGCCCATCTTTGTGGTGGGTAGTTATCATCACTACTTTAGTAGGAGCCTTCAAGGCCAGCATCGACCCAGCTCTTCGCGCTCTGATAACAAGCATCCCGGACAAAAGCGACGTTGGTAAAATATTAGGGTTTCTTGGGCTGTTGGAATCCATTTGGTTTACTGTAGATAGGTCTATCTTCACGCACCTATACAACGCTTTAATTGAAACTTTCCCCCAG ATCAATTTTGTAGTAGGAAGTGCCTTTGCCGTCGTGTTGATCTCGGCCCTATTTCTGTTAAAAAGAGACTGGGAAAAACGAAGGAATCCAAATACAAAGGTGATTCCAGATCATACAAGTGATGCAACATAG